The genomic region TATAATTTTCGTCTTTAAAAAAGCCATTTCAGGCGTAGGCTCGAAAACAGATATTCCGCTTTTTCCTAACTCTAAATCGATAAGCTCACCTACTATTTCGCTGCCTACTATTGCTTTTACCTTGTTATAATTTTTTTCAGCAACGTTCTTTATTCTTTCTCTAAGCTCTGGAATACCTAATTCCATTCTATCCAGCCTTATCGTCTGAACGCTAACCGAAAACAAATCAGCTAATTCGTCATCAGTATAAAATGGATATTTTTCAATCTCAATTTTTAATTTTTTTAGTCTATCTCTTTTACTAAGCTTCGTGGCCACATTATCAGCTCCAAATATAAGTTGTTTTTATGACTTACTCATAATTATAAATTACGCCGTATATAAAAGTCAAGAAATAAAAAAGAAAAGTAATAGAGAAAACTCCATTACTTTTCTTCCACTTTCAATACCTCTTTACCATCGTAATAACCACAGCTTAAGCAAACTCTGTGAGGCAATTTTGGTTCGTGACATTGTGGGCACAAAACATAAGCAGGTACAGCTAAACTATGGCTATGCCTTCTCTTATCTCTTCTTGCCTTAGATGTTCTACGCTTTGGAACTGGCATACTATACACCTCCTACATCTTCTGCAGTAATTTATTCAAAACTGAAAGGCGTGGATCAATTTCTTTTATTTGGCAATCGCATTTTTCATGATTAAGATTTTTACCACAAGTAGGACATAGACCCTTGCAATCATTGGAGCAAATGAATTTCATGGGAAGAGAAAGTTCTACATTTTCAATTACAATCTTCGTCAAATCAAGCTTTTCATCTTCCACTTCACCAGAAAATTCATCATCAGACTCGTTCACTACTTCATCAATCGGTATTACAAACTCATACTCAAATTCATCAAGGCACCTATCGCATGTTACTTTAATAGCCCCACGTGCTAAAAGCTTTAAAACTATCCCTTCACTGTCGTGTGTTATGCTTCCAGTAACGGTAATTGGCTTTATAACCACGTATCTGTTGCTATTTGCCTCAAGAACACTCAGATTTTCTACGTAGTTGACTTCAATGCTGCGACCCCTATGTCCCTTAATTTTTGATAAATCAATTTTCATTTTCTCACCCCAATATAATTGCCAAAATTAATTATACTAATGGGGTAAACATTTGTCAAGAATGCTATTTTATACTCTTTACAATCTTTTCAGTGTCTTTAGCGATCATGTATTCTTCATTAGTCGGGACAACCATCACGCTAACTTTTGAATTTGGCGTAGATATAATAGTTTCTTTACCTCTCACCTTATTTTTTTCCTTATCCAAGCTAAACCCTAAGAACTCTAATCCATCTAGTATAAATTCTCGTATCTCCGGTCCATTTTCACCAACACCTGCTGTAAATACAATGGCATCAACACCTCCCATAGCTGCTGCATAAGCGCCAATCGTCTTCTTTACTCGATACGTAAATACATTTAAAGCGAGTTGAGCTCTTTCATCTCCATTTTTAAATGCAGCATCTTCTAAATCTCTAAAATCGCTGCTTATTCCTGAAATACCGTAAACACCGGATTTTTTGTTTAATATATTTACTACTTCTTCAGCGCTTATATTTTCTTTCTCCATAAGATAAGAAATGATAGATGGATCTATGTTTCCAGATCGTGTACCCATAGCCAAACCTTCTAATGGCGTAAATCCCATGCTTGTGTCAATTGATTTACCATATTTGACGGCAGCAATACTGGAACCATTTCCAAGATGACATGTTATAATTTTTAAATCTTCAATAGGCCTATTTAAAATCTCTGCAGCCCTATTTGAAACATATTTATGCGACGTACCATGAAATCCATATCTTCTTATTCTATACTTTGTGTAGTATTCGTAAGGTATTGGATAAAGATATGCATAATCAGGCATTGTCTGATGAAAAGCTGTATCGAATACTGCCACCATTGGAACGTTTGGCATAATTTGCTGGCAAGCTTTAATTCCTTCTATGTTAGCAGGATTATGCAGTGGGGCCAATTCTATGCAATCTGTTATTGTTTTTAACACTTCATCATTTATAAGAACTGATGATGTAAAAGATTCTCCTCCATGAACAACTCTATGACCTACAGCATCTATCTCAGACATATCCTTTATAACACCATAATCGCT from Thermoanaerobacterium sp. PSU-2 harbors:
- a CDS encoding acetate kinase, producing MKILIINCGSSSLKYQLIESTDGNVLAKGLAERIGINDSLLTHNANGEKIKIKKDMKDHKDAIKLVLDALVNSDYGVIKDMSEIDAVGHRVVHGGESFTSSVLINDEVLKTITDCIELAPLHNPANIEGIKACQQIMPNVPMVAVFDTAFHQTMPDYAYLYPIPYEYYTKYRIRRYGFHGTSHKYVSNRAAEILNRPIEDLKIITCHLGNGSSIAAVKYGKSIDTSMGFTPLEGLAMGTRSGNIDPSIISYLMEKENISAEEVVNILNKKSGVYGISGISSDFRDLEDAAFKNGDERAQLALNVFTYRVKKTIGAYAAAMGGVDAIVFTAGVGENGPEIREFILDGLEFLGFSLDKEKNKVRGKETIISTPNSKVSVMVVPTNEEYMIAKDTEKIVKSIK
- a CDS encoding DUF177 domain-containing protein, with the translated sequence MKIDLSKIKGHRGRSIEVNYVENLSVLEANSNRYVVIKPITVTGSITHDSEGIVLKLLARGAIKVTCDRCLDEFEYEFVIPIDEVVNESDDEFSGEVEDEKLDLTKIVIENVELSLPMKFICSNDCKGLCPTCGKNLNHEKCDCQIKEIDPRLSVLNKLLQKM
- the fapR gene encoding transcription factor FapR, with protein sequence MATKLSKRDRLKKLKIEIEKYPFYTDDELADLFSVSVQTIRLDRMELGIPELRERIKNVAEKNYNKVKAIVGSEIVGELIDLELGKSGISVFEPTPEMAFLKTKIIRGHYIYSQAESLAISVIDAEAALIGVANIKYKYPVKIGDRLVAKAEVTRKRGNKYFVWVMIKVKDREVFRGKFILVSLESDSTEKEVQQP
- the rpmF gene encoding 50S ribosomal protein L32 encodes the protein MPVPKRRTSKARRDKRRHSHSLAVPAYVLCPQCHEPKLPHRVCLSCGYYDGKEVLKVEEK